One Setaria viridis chromosome 5, Setaria_viridis_v4.0, whole genome shotgun sequence genomic region harbors:
- the LOC117857592 gene encoding uncharacterized protein: MAAALSSSRRALHTLHRRLLLHPTPSPAAARLSPPTPAPFPIPRHSPTPSFSPSSRFFSTARPDARLGHRLLRPLPQRAQRLVGGFRSVSTGGRSKLAPLGQGVKGLGRPVEAARSAAARYRSAVGLQVEAFWRRNYMILVGAGGVIVCVALWRIMFGIASTFVGLSEGMAKYGFLALATAIVAFAGMYARARLTINPDKVYRMAMTKLNTSAAVLEVMGAPLTGTDVRAFVMSGGGPKLKDFKFKLGGKRCFLIFPIKGSERKGLVSVEVKKKKGQYDMKLLAVDIPMASGPDQRLFLIGDEQEYKVGGGLISELRDPIVKAMAAEKEFDYLDEREDEEDEQREREEAEREEAEALKREEERLREEAEERRRREETENLEKAT, from the exons ATGGCGGCCGCCCTCTCCTCCTCGCGGCGCGCCCTCCAcaccctccaccgccgcctcctcctccaccccaccccctcgcccgccgccgcgcggctctCGCCTCCCACTCCCGCTCCCTTCCCCATCCCCCGCCACTCCCCcaccccctccttctccccctcctcccgcttcttctccaccgcGCGCCCAGATGCGAGGCTGGGGCACCGGCTGCTACGGCCGCTGCCGCAGCGGGCGCAGCGGCTCGTGGGCGGGTTCAGGTCGGTGTCGACCGGCGGCCGGTCGAAGCTGGCGCCGCTGGGGCAGGGGGTGAAGGGGCTTGGGCGGCccgtggaggcggcgaggagcgcggcggcgcggtaCCGGTCCGCCGTCGGGCTGCAGGTCGAGGCCTTCTGGAGGCGCAACTACATgatcctcgtcggcgccggggGCGTCATCGTCTGCGTCGCGCTGTGGAGGATCATGTTCGGCATCGCCAGCACCTTCGTCGGCCTCTCCGAGGGCATGGCCAAGTACGGCTTCCTCGCCCTCGCCACCGCCATTGTCGCCTTCGCC GGTATGTATGCCCGGGCAAGGTTGACCATAAACCCTGACAAGGTTTACCGGATGGCTATGACAAAGCTCAATACGTCTGCTGCAGTCCTTGAGGTTATGGGTGCACCCTTAACTGGTACTGATGTCAGAGCATTTGTTATGTCTGGAGGGGGCCCTAAATTAAAGGACTTCAAATTTAAGCTTGGTGGTAAACGGTGCTTCCTCATCTTCCCCATTAAAGGATCAGAAAGAAAGGGTCTCGTAAGTGTTGAGgtcaagaagaaaaagggaCAG TATGACATGAAGCTACTAGCTGTTGACATACCAATGGCATCAGGGCCTGACCAACGGTTGTTCCTCATCGGCGATGAACAAGAGTACAAGGTGGGCGGGGGTTTGATATCCGAGCTGCGAGACCCAATCGTAAAAGCTATGGCTGCAGAGAAGGAGTTTGATTACCTTGATGAaagggaggatgaggaggatgaacAGAGGGAGCGTGAGGAGGCTGAGCGAGAGGAAGCCGAAGCATTGAAGCGTGAGGAGGAAAGATTACGTGAGGAGGCTGAAGaacggaggcggcgggaggagaCTGAGAATCTGGAGAAAGCTACTTGA